A part of Paenibacillus donghaensis genomic DNA contains:
- a CDS encoding GntR family transcriptional regulator, with the protein MANDSASKPMYEMIFQTLRERITRNEYKIGERVPSEKELCSEFGVSRITSKKALRMLAEEHLIIRQPGRGSFVADSNSASLKLSDNQQAIRTSGKKRIIGLVITNFSDMYGTELIYGMEEASRENDCFLVVRRTFGIPELETQAIQQLLGLGVDGLIIFPAQGEYFSAEILKLVIQKFPFVTIDRYLKGIPASSVSTDNVQAAKEAANYLFELGHQHIGFLAPPPANTTAIEERIDGIIEAHAEHNILVNRELWMETITSTMPNVFDPQARIEDVNKLVEHLRKYPHITALFAAEYNIALLVEEAAGKLGLRIPEELSVICFDGPESHEGCRITHMRQNQFEIGKQAFENVLHMQGDEQPITRILLQAKLIKGKSASAVNKD; encoded by the coding sequence ATGGCCAATGACTCAGCTTCAAAGCCGATGTACGAAATGATTTTTCAAACGCTGCGAGAGCGGATAACAAGGAATGAATATAAAATTGGAGAACGGGTTCCGTCTGAAAAAGAGCTCTGCAGTGAGTTTGGTGTCAGCCGGATCACCTCAAAAAAAGCGCTGAGAATGCTGGCTGAGGAGCATTTAATCATTCGTCAGCCAGGCAGGGGCTCCTTTGTAGCGGATTCAAACTCTGCATCGCTGAAGCTGAGTGATAACCAGCAGGCCATTCGGACATCCGGCAAGAAACGGATTATAGGATTGGTAATTACGAATTTCAGTGATATGTACGGTACAGAGCTTATATACGGGATGGAAGAAGCCTCGAGGGAGAATGACTGCTTCCTTGTTGTACGGCGGACCTTCGGTATCCCGGAACTGGAGACACAGGCTATCCAGCAGCTGTTAGGACTTGGGGTCGACGGTCTTATCATCTTTCCTGCGCAAGGAGAATATTTCAGTGCTGAAATATTAAAGCTGGTGATTCAAAAGTTTCCGTTTGTTACGATTGACCGGTATTTGAAGGGGATACCCGCATCCTCTGTCAGTACTGACAATGTTCAAGCCGCCAAAGAGGCTGCGAATTATCTCTTCGAGCTGGGACATCAGCATATTGGGTTTCTGGCACCGCCGCCGGCGAATACAACAGCCATAGAGGAACGAATCGATGGTATTATTGAGGCCCATGCGGAGCATAACATTCTGGTGAACCGAGAATTATGGATGGAAACGATTACTTCTACCATGCCTAATGTCTTTGATCCGCAAGCCCGCATAGAGGACGTAAACAAGCTAGTGGAGCATCTCAGGAAATATCCCCACATTACTGCGCTATTTGCTGCGGAATATAACATCGCTTTGCTTGTGGAAGAGGCAGCAGGCAAGCTGGGACTGCGTATTCCTGAAGAGTTGTCCGTCATATGTTTTGACGGTCCGGAGTCCCATGAAGGTTGTCGAATCACTCATATGCGGCAGAATCAGTTTGAAATTGGCAAGCAGGCGTTCGAGAATGTCCTTCATATGCAAGGAGATGAGCAGCCAATCACTAGAATCTTATTGCAGGCGAAATTAATAAAAGGTAAATCAGCATCGGCTGTTAATAAGGACTGA
- a CDS encoding alpha-mannosidase — protein sequence MTNKKTAHIISHTHWDREWYMPYEYHHLLLIELMDKLLDTLDQDPEYRYFHLDGQTIIREDYLQVRPEQRERLDHYIREGRIHFGPWYVLQDEFLTSGEANLRNLLIGQMDAKPFGIISKTGYFPDSFGNMGQAPQILQQAGITNAIFGRGVKPTGFNNTVSEMDTYESPYSEMIWRSPDGSEVLGVLFANWYCNGMEVPADPEAAKAYWDKNLADAEKFASTSHLLFMNGCDHQPIQTDLSQAIQTASGLYPDVEFVHSNFDQYLKALEDNLPANLVTIEGELRSQHTDGWGTLVNTASSRVYLKQMNQAGQTLLEKVAEPLAAFAELAGLQAYPHHLLTYAWKTLMQNHPHDSICGCSVDEVHREMVTRFAKSSQMAEAIAAQSVAALAEAIDVVGVEAWGPESVPFTVFNTSGWSRSGTVTVELITAKKYFPEGPTPQSLARELGQAPLGALQVMDEEGKVYSAKLEDLGVHFGYELPKDRFRQPYMARKVRVTFPATDVAALGYRTYALVANAPDAAEAGLDTVQVQGNTMENAKLSVTVADNGTVTVTDKVSGAVYVGLNAYENTGDIGNEYVYRQPEGSDALTTEGLQAEISLIEQSPSRVVIETVLQWEVPASADETFLEEKREMVPFTERRAKRSAQMVPLVLTTRYTLEAGSGMLQVRTSFNNHAKDQRLRALFPTGLAADHHYADSIFEVARRSNKPAAEWVNPSNAQHQQVFVSVADGVNGLAIANKGLNEYEVLLDGKNTIAVTLLRSSSELGDWGVFETPEAQCLGAQTVEYAIIPYTGDGAVSGAYAQAYQYQIPWTVVQTQGPAARIAAVNGRQHAGGVTLPVSGQWLSWNSDASPLAFSTLKFAEETGDLVARWYNLGAEPAELKVQPSFEVEAVYESDVLERRVSKLGTDEQQAEGHKIITQVYQLEK from the coding sequence ATGACCAATAAAAAAACGGCGCATATCATCTCGCATACACACTGGGATCGTGAGTGGTACATGCCTTATGAATATCATCATCTGTTGTTAATCGAACTGATGGACAAGCTACTGGATACACTCGATCAAGACCCCGAATACCGTTATTTTCACTTGGATGGACAGACGATTATTCGGGAGGATTATCTGCAGGTCCGGCCGGAGCAGAGAGAGCGGCTGGACCATTATATCCGTGAAGGCCGCATCCATTTCGGTCCGTGGTATGTGCTGCAGGATGAGTTCCTTACCAGCGGTGAAGCCAATCTCCGCAACCTGTTAATCGGACAAATGGATGCCAAGCCTTTCGGGATCATCTCCAAAACAGGTTATTTCCCGGATTCCTTCGGCAATATGGGCCAGGCGCCGCAAATTCTGCAGCAGGCGGGAATTACGAATGCTATCTTCGGGCGTGGGGTGAAGCCGACGGGGTTCAATAATACAGTCAGTGAAATGGATACCTATGAGTCGCCGTATTCCGAGATGATCTGGCGTTCCCCAGATGGATCGGAAGTGCTTGGGGTGCTCTTTGCCAACTGGTATTGCAACGGGATGGAGGTTCCTGCAGACCCGGAAGCTGCAAAGGCTTATTGGGATAAGAATCTCGCTGACGCTGAGAAATTTGCTTCAACATCGCACCTGCTATTTATGAACGGGTGTGACCATCAGCCTATCCAAACCGACTTGTCCCAGGCGATTCAGACGGCTTCCGGTCTCTATCCCGACGTTGAGTTCGTACATTCGAATTTCGACCAATACCTGAAGGCGCTGGAAGACAATCTTCCCGCGAATCTGGTGACTATTGAAGGCGAATTGCGCAGCCAGCACACAGATGGTTGGGGGACGCTGGTCAATACGGCATCTTCCCGGGTGTACTTGAAGCAGATGAATCAGGCCGGCCAGACATTGCTGGAGAAGGTTGCGGAGCCGCTGGCTGCGTTTGCTGAGCTGGCAGGATTGCAGGCCTATCCGCATCATCTTCTGACTTATGCGTGGAAGACGCTGATGCAGAATCATCCGCATGACAGCATCTGCGGCTGCAGCGTGGATGAAGTGCACCGTGAAATGGTGACCCGTTTCGCCAAGAGCAGCCAGATGGCGGAAGCGATAGCAGCGCAGAGTGTGGCAGCATTGGCGGAAGCCATTGATGTTGTTGGGGTAGAGGCATGGGGCCCAGAATCTGTACCGTTTACAGTGTTCAATACAAGCGGCTGGTCGAGAAGTGGAACCGTTACAGTGGAACTGATCACGGCGAAGAAATATTTCCCCGAGGGTCCTACTCCGCAGTCACTGGCAAGAGAATTGGGACAGGCGCCGCTAGGCGCCCTGCAGGTTATGGACGAAGAGGGCAAGGTATACTCGGCCAAGCTGGAGGATCTCGGTGTCCATTTCGGATATGAGCTTCCCAAGGACCGCTTCCGGCAGCCTTATATGGCCCGGAAAGTTCGGGTTACGTTCCCTGCAACGGATGTTGCCGCCCTTGGCTACCGCACGTATGCCTTGGTTGCCAACGCGCCGGATGCGGCAGAGGCCGGGCTTGATACTGTCCAAGTGCAGGGCAACACCATGGAGAATGCCAAGCTGAGCGTTACTGTTGCTGACAACGGCACGGTTACGGTCACAGACAAGGTGTCAGGTGCAGTATATGTGGGACTTAACGCTTACGAGAATACCGGGGATATTGGCAATGAGTATGTATACCGTCAGCCGGAAGGCAGCGATGCGCTGACTACCGAAGGCTTGCAGGCTGAGATTTCATTGATTGAGCAATCCCCATCCCGCGTGGTGATCGAGACGGTTCTGCAATGGGAGGTTCCGGCCAGTGCAGATGAAACCTTCCTCGAAGAGAAACGTGAAATGGTTCCCTTCACAGAACGCAGAGCCAAACGTTCGGCGCAGATGGTTCCGCTTGTATTAACAACACGTTATACACTGGAAGCCGGCAGTGGAATGCTGCAGGTTAGAACCAGCTTCAATAATCATGCCAAAGACCAAAGGCTAAGAGCGTTGTTCCCTACCGGCCTTGCTGCCGATCATCATTATGCCGATTCCATCTTCGAGGTGGCCAGACGCAGCAACAAACCTGCGGCAGAGTGGGTGAACCCAAGCAATGCTCAGCATCAGCAGGTATTCGTCAGTGTTGCTGACGGAGTGAATGGACTTGCCATTGCCAATAAAGGTTTGAACGAATATGAGGTACTGCTGGATGGAAAGAACACTATAGCGGTTACGCTGCTGCGCTCCTCCTCTGAATTGGGAGACTGGGGTGTGTTCGAAACGCCGGAGGCACAATGCTTAGGCGCACAGACGGTGGAATATGCGATCATTCCTTATACAGGTGATGGTGCTGTATCCGGTGCATATGCGCAGGCATACCAGTATCAGATTCCATGGACAGTCGTCCAGACCCAAGGCCCGGCAGCGCGGATCGCAGCGGTAAACGGCAGGCAGCATGCGGGTGGAGTGACATTGCCGGTATCCGGACAGTGGTTAAGCTGGAATTCTGACGCTTCACCGCTAGCCTTTTCGACATTGAAGTTCGCAGAGGAGACGGGAGATCTTGTTGCACGCTGGTACAATCTGGGTGCAGAGCCGGCAGAGCTTAAGGTTCAACCCTCTTTTGAAGTTGAAGCTGTATATGAAAGTGATGTTCTGGAACGCCGTGTCTCCAAACTTGGCACAGATGAACAGCAGGCAGAAGGGCACAAAATAATTACACAGGTCTACCAGTTGGAGAAGTAA
- a CDS encoding glycerate kinase, with amino-acid sequence MGKIFMLAPDSFKESMTAKEVCEAMEIGIKRAIPDAVCIHVPMADGGEGTVQSLVDATGGTLIQKEVTGPLGTPVQALYGILGDGKTAVIEMASASGIHHVTKETKNPLITTTLGTGELIKDCIQRGITDIILGIGGSATNDGGTGMATALGYKFLDKHGKELQLGGGYLSELDQINTTDVLPQLKNIHILVASDVTNPLCGERGASVVFGPQKGATPEMVKLLDNNLRHYSNIVKQQLGIEIVDVPGAGGAGGLGGGLIAFTNSTMKKGIEIVIEYTGLKEKLQHVDYCFTGEGGIDFQTKFGKAPFGVAQAAKSVNSNIKVIALAGSIGKEVETLYDEGFDAIFGIVPGAAEIDSLLARGKENVARTSESIARLLK; translated from the coding sequence ATGGGAAAAATATTCATGTTGGCGCCTGACTCGTTTAAAGAGAGCATGACGGCAAAAGAAGTATGCGAAGCCATGGAAATCGGCATCAAAAGAGCCATTCCAGACGCGGTGTGCATTCATGTGCCTATGGCTGACGGCGGTGAAGGCACGGTCCAGTCCTTGGTAGATGCAACCGGAGGTACTTTGATCCAAAAGGAAGTGACCGGACCTCTGGGTACACCGGTTCAAGCCCTTTATGGCATTTTGGGAGACGGCAAAACAGCTGTGATTGAAATGGCATCAGCCAGTGGAATTCATCACGTTACGAAGGAAACAAAAAATCCTTTAATTACGACTACCCTTGGAACTGGGGAATTGATTAAGGATTGTATCCAGCGGGGGATTACGGACATCATTCTAGGTATCGGTGGAAGCGCTACGAATGATGGAGGTACTGGAATGGCTACAGCACTGGGGTATAAATTCCTGGATAAACACGGGAAAGAGCTGCAGCTTGGCGGCGGATACCTGAGTGAATTGGATCAGATCAATACTACGGATGTGCTTCCGCAATTAAAAAATATTCATATCCTGGTAGCATCGGATGTAACCAATCCACTCTGCGGAGAACGGGGCGCATCTGTTGTGTTTGGTCCGCAAAAGGGTGCTACCCCTGAAATGGTTAAATTATTGGATAACAATTTAAGGCACTATAGTAACATTGTAAAACAACAGCTGGGAATCGAAATTGTGGACGTGCCCGGTGCAGGTGGTGCAGGTGGCCTTGGGGGTGGACTAATCGCTTTCACCAACTCTACAATGAAAAAGGGAATTGAAATTGTTATCGAATATACAGGGTTAAAAGAGAAACTTCAACATGTGGATTATTGCTTTACAGGAGAAGGGGGCATTGATTTTCAGACGAAATTCGGTAAAGCGCCATTCGGGGTTGCCCAGGCAGCTAAAAGTGTTAACAGCAACATAAAAGTGATTGCCTTGGCAGGATCTATAGGTAAAGAGGTGGAGACCTTGTACGATGAAGGATTTGATGCCATCTTTGGCATTGTTCCCGGAGCAGCTGAGATTGACAGCTTATTGGCGCGGGGCAAGGAGAATGTTGCCCGTACCTCTGAAAGTATTGCTCGACTGTTGAAATAA
- a CDS encoding glycoside hydrolase family 125 protein has product MIEKVKRELPDSPKLAKMFEDCITNTIGTTISQKPDGTTFVITGDIPAMWLRDSAAQVRPYLLLAAEDPGIEEMIAGLVRRQMNYILLDPYANAFNEQANGNGHQSDLTVMSPWIWERKYEIDSLAYPIQLSYLLWKNSGCVTQFDETFHRAALEIIKLWRVEQHHETESAYLFQRLNAPLTDTLAREGKGSETAYTGMTWSGFRPSDDNCEYGYLVPSNMFAVVVLRYLEEIANEIYKDHELAAAALKLGNEINQGIQEHGIYTHPVYGRIYAYETDGRGNYNLMDDANVPSLLALPYLGYTDENDEVYRNTRRFILSEDNPYYYKGKVAEGIGSPHTPEGYIWHIALSMQGLTSVERSEKARLLQLIQDTDADTGFTHEGFSADDSREFTRPWFSWSNMLFSELIMDYCGFRVLK; this is encoded by the coding sequence ATGATTGAGAAGGTAAAGAGAGAGTTACCTGATTCACCAAAGCTTGCCAAGATGTTTGAGGACTGCATTACCAATACTATTGGAACCACAATATCTCAAAAACCGGATGGAACCACTTTTGTTATAACAGGTGATATACCAGCTATGTGGCTGCGCGATTCAGCCGCACAAGTTCGTCCCTATCTGCTGCTTGCAGCAGAGGATCCGGGCATTGAAGAGATGATTGCAGGTCTGGTTAGACGCCAGATGAATTACATTCTGCTTGATCCGTATGCCAATGCTTTTAATGAACAGGCTAATGGCAATGGACATCAATCTGATCTTACGGTGATGAGTCCCTGGATATGGGAACGTAAATATGAAATTGATTCTCTGGCTTATCCGATCCAGCTGAGTTATCTGCTATGGAAGAATAGCGGCTGTGTTACCCAATTTGATGAGACTTTTCATCGGGCGGCTCTTGAAATCATTAAATTATGGAGAGTTGAACAGCATCATGAGACAGAGTCGGCATATCTGTTCCAGCGTTTAAATGCACCGCTTACGGACACCCTGGCAAGAGAAGGAAAGGGCAGTGAAACGGCATACACCGGTATGACCTGGTCCGGCTTCCGCCCCAGCGATGATAATTGTGAGTATGGCTATCTGGTACCTTCCAATATGTTCGCTGTGGTCGTGCTTCGATATTTGGAAGAAATCGCGAATGAGATTTATAAGGATCATGAATTGGCCGCCGCAGCCCTGAAGCTGGGGAATGAAATTAACCAAGGCATTCAGGAGCATGGTATTTACACTCATCCTGTTTATGGAAGAATCTATGCATATGAAACAGACGGTAGAGGCAATTATAACCTTATGGATGATGCCAACGTTCCAAGCCTGCTGGCCTTGCCTTATCTGGGCTACACCGACGAGAATGATGAGGTTTACAGGAATACCCGGAGATTTATCTTGAGCGAAGATAATCCTTATTACTATAAAGGAAAAGTTGCTGAAGGAATCGGCAGCCCGCATACACCTGAAGGCTATATCTGGCATATTGCGTTGTCCATGCAAGGACTTACTTCTGTGGAACGCAGCGAGAAGGCTCGTCTGCTGCAATTAATACAGGATACTGATGCAGATACAGGTTTCACTCATGAAGGATTCTCCGCTGATGATTCCAGAGAGTTCACCCGTCCATGGTTTTCTTGGTCAAATATGCTGTTCAGTGAACTGATTATGGATTATTGCGGTTTTCGGGTATTGAAGTAG
- a CDS encoding GntP family permease: MTAAMDISWFGALAGLALAIVLILFKLAPTYALILGAIVGGFMGGADFSEVIKILISGTQSVQGTVIRIIAAGVFAGVMMESGSAGTIAKVIVDKLGGTKAMLSLALATMIITAVGVFIPVAVLIVAPIALSVGHKMGYSKIALLVALSGGGKAGNIISPNPNTIAAAGGFNLDVNQVMLGGLVPALFGLAVAVIIASLMKYKGTKVTDAEAAELEQASAQNLPPISKALVAPVIAIVLLMISPIGSMLGIDFLAALQIDSLFILPFAGIVGSLVLGKANKILDYCTAGLNRMTPTILIIIGAGAIGGLITASTLPTEVVALVQSSGISGMFLAPIAGILMAAATASTSTGVILATGSFSNAILNTGVVPLSAAVMTHTGATVIDHLPHGTYFHVTRNAMAMSMKDRMKVVLFESMVGITMTVAAVVLYGFIL, translated from the coding sequence ATGACAGCAGCAATGGATATTAGCTGGTTTGGCGCTTTAGCCGGCCTAGCGCTGGCAATTGTGTTGATTTTGTTTAAGCTGGCACCAACTTATGCATTGATTCTAGGGGCAATTGTAGGAGGCTTTATGGGTGGGGCGGATTTCTCGGAGGTAATCAAAATCCTGATTTCCGGAACACAAAGTGTTCAAGGGACCGTTATTCGCATTATCGCTGCAGGTGTTTTTGCCGGGGTGATGATGGAATCCGGATCAGCCGGAACCATTGCGAAGGTTATTGTTGATAAACTCGGTGGAACGAAAGCCATGCTGTCGCTTGCATTGGCAACCATGATTATCACAGCGGTAGGTGTGTTCATTCCTGTAGCGGTATTGATTGTTGCACCGATCGCGTTGTCTGTCGGCCACAAGATGGGTTATTCTAAGATTGCCTTGCTTGTAGCGCTATCCGGCGGTGGGAAGGCGGGTAACATTATTTCGCCTAACCCGAATACGATCGCAGCAGCAGGTGGCTTCAACCTTGATGTTAACCAGGTAATGCTTGGCGGATTAGTTCCCGCTCTTTTCGGATTAGCTGTTGCGGTTATCATTGCTTCATTAATGAAGTATAAAGGCACTAAAGTAACGGATGCTGAAGCCGCTGAATTGGAGCAAGCCAGCGCCCAGAACCTCCCGCCTATATCCAAAGCTCTAGTAGCCCCAGTCATCGCTATAGTTCTTCTGATGATTAGCCCGATTGGTTCGATGCTAGGTATTGATTTCCTTGCAGCCCTGCAAATTGACTCCTTGTTTATCCTGCCATTTGCAGGTATAGTAGGCTCCTTGGTGCTGGGTAAGGCCAATAAAATATTGGACTATTGCACAGCCGGGTTAAACCGAATGACACCAACGATTCTGATTATTATTGGCGCAGGTGCCATCGGTGGATTGATTACAGCCTCAACCCTTCCTACAGAAGTTGTTGCTCTTGTACAATCCTCGGGAATTTCCGGAATGTTCCTTGCACCAATAGCAGGGATATTAATGGCAGCAGCAACAGCCTCCACTTCAACGGGTGTCATTTTGGCTACGGGTTCATTCTCCAATGCGATATTAAATACAGGTGTGGTCCCTCTATCGGCTGCAGTTATGACTCATACGGGTGCTACGGTAATAGACCACTTGCCACATGGAACCTACTTCCACGTTACACGTAATGCGATGGCTATGAGTATGAAGGATCGAATGAAGGTTGTCCTGTTTGAGAGTATGGTCGGTATTACGATGACTGTAGCCGCAGTAGTCCTATACGGATTTATCTTATAG
- a CDS encoding carbohydrate ABC transporter permease, with the protein MVKHRLQRNIQYGILVVLGLCFLLPLFWILLASFDTNAQQGIRLPNFTLDNFSAVLGDSGNLRSFGVGIILSGGQATLVVIASVLAAYPLSRYEMRFKKSFLLSILFMTALPITAVMVPVFQMFLFFKLQNSIFATMLFLTSSSLPYGIWMMKSFMDSVPIDLEEAAWIDGASVWGGLRRIVAPLMLPGIATIAIFTFSGSWGNFFVPYILLQTPEKLPASVTIYQFFGSHGMVEYGRLAAFSLLYTMPSVVLYIFSQRYMSKGFSMGGATKG; encoded by the coding sequence GTGGTCAAGCATAGGCTTCAACGTAATATACAATATGGAATTCTTGTTGTGCTGGGACTTTGTTTCCTGCTCCCGTTGTTCTGGATTCTGCTTGCTTCGTTTGATACAAATGCCCAGCAGGGTATACGACTGCCCAATTTCACGCTGGATAACTTCTCGGCGGTGTTGGGAGATAGCGGTAATCTGCGTTCGTTCGGTGTGGGTATCATCCTCTCCGGAGGGCAAGCTACGCTGGTCGTAATCGCATCCGTTCTGGCTGCGTATCCTTTATCCCGTTATGAGATGAGATTTAAAAAGAGCTTTCTGCTAAGCATCCTGTTCATGACAGCTCTGCCGATTACGGCGGTAATGGTTCCTGTATTTCAAATGTTTCTTTTCTTCAAATTACAGAATTCAATCTTTGCTACCATGCTCTTTCTCACTTCTTCCTCCCTGCCTTACGGCATCTGGATGATGAAGAGCTTTATGGACTCCGTGCCTATTGATCTGGAGGAAGCCGCCTGGATTGACGGAGCATCCGTATGGGGCGGACTAAGAAGAATTGTAGCTCCTCTGATGCTCCCCGGTATCGCAACTATTGCTATCTTTACATTCTCGGGCAGCTGGGGCAATTTCTTCGTTCCGTACATTCTGCTGCAGACACCGGAGAAGCTGCCGGCATCCGTGACGATTTATCAATTCTTCGGCAGCCATGGTATGGTCGAATACGGAAGACTTGCTGCCTTCTCATTGCTCTATACTATGCCTTCCGTAGTGCTGTATATTTTCTCCCAGCGGTATATGTCCAAAGGGTTCAGCATGGGCGGAGCGACTAAAGGATAA
- a CDS encoding extracellular solute-binding protein: protein MMTNKLKVTMTAVMASLLLLTTACSSGNSSSGAEAEGKKEVTITFRSSGSEDTLTKYFESGLIDKFESENPDIKIKIAPVLASEGDYTSKIVLQMKSPDTAPDIVAEDTSIIKSDAAAGYLEPLDTQVAGWSDWQDKFIENLKSGVTGEDGKIYGVPATSDTRGIWYNKELLAEAGIEVPFKPTSWEEVLEAARVIKDKLPGVTPLNMIVGKSNGEGVTMQTLEMLLYGTNDTLYNNDSKKWIVSSAGLLDSFKFIDQVFNVDKTGPTMQVALNGQAGSIAFQQLFPQGKLAMAVDGSWAGSTWFENGAAPIENVEDKMGFAPFPTQNGQEPGAITMSGGWAWSIPAQSQNKEEAWKFVEFLMNQENATARVVAEGNLSPRNDSVDVAGYTDRTFTAEAQALLDVAKFRPTNDQYATVSAQLQSIVESVASGKLTPEAAVKQLQDNVTRSLGEDKVEVK, encoded by the coding sequence ATGATGACAAACAAATTGAAAGTAACAATGACTGCGGTTATGGCTTCTCTTCTTCTCTTGACAACAGCATGTTCCAGCGGGAATTCCAGTTCGGGAGCTGAAGCCGAAGGTAAGAAAGAGGTCACGATTACATTCCGTTCGTCGGGCTCAGAAGACACGCTTACCAAATATTTCGAATCCGGACTTATTGATAAATTCGAGTCGGAGAATCCGGACATTAAGATCAAAATAGCTCCAGTATTGGCCAGTGAAGGTGACTATACATCTAAGATAGTGCTGCAAATGAAGTCTCCTGATACAGCGCCGGATATCGTGGCAGAAGATACATCGATTATCAAATCTGATGCGGCAGCAGGATATCTTGAGCCGCTGGACACCCAGGTTGCAGGCTGGAGTGACTGGCAGGATAAGTTCATTGAGAATCTCAAATCCGGTGTAACCGGTGAAGACGGCAAAATTTACGGTGTCCCTGCAACTTCAGATACGCGGGGGATTTGGTACAATAAAGAACTGCTCGCAGAGGCAGGAATAGAGGTGCCATTCAAACCTACGAGCTGGGAAGAGGTGCTTGAAGCTGCACGTGTCATTAAGGATAAGCTTCCGGGTGTAACCCCGCTCAATATGATTGTGGGCAAATCGAACGGTGAAGGCGTGACGATGCAGACCTTGGAAATGCTGCTGTATGGAACCAATGATACGCTCTACAATAATGACAGCAAGAAATGGATTGTAAGCAGCGCAGGTCTGCTGGACTCCTTCAAATTTATCGATCAAGTATTTAACGTAGACAAAACAGGACCAACCATGCAGGTTGCTCTTAACGGACAAGCTGGCAGCATTGCCTTCCAGCAACTCTTCCCTCAAGGCAAGCTGGCTATGGCAGTGGACGGAAGCTGGGCAGGATCGACCTGGTTCGAGAATGGAGCGGCTCCTATTGAGAATGTAGAAGACAAAATGGGCTTCGCCCCATTCCCGACTCAGAATGGTCAAGAACCAGGGGCAATCACCATGTCCGGCGGATGGGCTTGGTCGATTCCGGCACAATCGCAGAATAAAGAAGAGGCATGGAAATTTGTCGAGTTCCTTATGAATCAGGAGAACGCTACCGCACGTGTAGTAGCAGAGGGTAACCTGAGTCCGCGCAATGATTCAGTGGATGTAGCAGGATATACGGACCGTACGTTTACTGCTGAGGCTCAAGCCTTGCTGGATGTGGCTAAATTCCGCCCGACTAATGATCAGTATGCTACCGTATCTGCACAGCTGCAGAGCATTGTAGAGAGCGTTGCTTCAGGCAAGCTTACACCGGAGGCTGCTGTGAAACAGCTGCAGGATAATGTAACCCGTTCACTTGGCGAAGATAAAGTAGAAGTAAAATAG
- a CDS encoding carbohydrate ABC transporter permease has product MKRKSRGAFLFLTPSVLLLLIFFIVPIILTICFAFTNMALTGSAAQNLQFIGFQNFTNMFQDPDFRISVLRTMVFLIFSAVIGQVVLGFILALLMKEKNVTFRRIIGIIVIAGWVTPEIVVAFCMVAFFSDNGSLNQIIGWFGISPISWLFSFPMVSVIIANIWHGTAFSMMVYQSALDEIPKDIEEAATIDGASNFKILRYITIPMVKGSIVTNMMLVTLQTLGVFTLIYTMTGGGPGTATQTLPVFMYNQAFVNYQFGYGTAISLVLLLIGIVASLFYMKSMKVKV; this is encoded by the coding sequence ATGAAAAGAAAGTCGCGAGGCGCATTTTTATTTCTGACGCCTTCTGTCTTGCTGCTGCTGATATTCTTTATCGTTCCGATCATTCTGACCATTTGCTTTGCTTTTACCAACATGGCCTTGACGGGGAGCGCAGCCCAGAATCTGCAGTTTATTGGTTTTCAGAATTTCACAAACATGTTTCAGGATCCGGATTTCCGAATCAGTGTCTTGAGAACAATGGTATTCCTGATTTTCTCAGCAGTAATCGGCCAGGTTGTACTAGGATTCATTCTGGCGCTATTGATGAAGGAGAAGAATGTAACCTTTCGCCGGATCATCGGCATCATTGTTATTGCCGGTTGGGTAACACCGGAGATCGTGGTGGCGTTCTGTATGGTTGCTTTCTTCAGTGATAACGGATCTTTGAATCAGATCATTGGCTGGTTTGGCATTAGCCCGATCTCCTGGTTGTTCAGCTTCCCGATGGTCAGTGTAATTATCGCAAACATTTGGCATGGTACAGCCTTTTCAATGATGGTCTATCAATCTGCACTAGATGAAATTCCCAAAGATATAGAAGAAGCGGCTACTATCGATGGGGCAAGTAACTTCAAGATTCTGCGTTATATTACCATTCCCATGGTAAAAGGTTCGATTGTCACCAACATGATGCTGGTTACACTGCAGACGTTGGGTGTATTCACACTAATCTATACGATGACCGGAGGGGGTCCGGGAACGGCCACTCAAACCTTGCCGGTATTTATGTACAATCAGGCGTTCGTCAACTATCAATTCGGATATGGCACAGCCATCTCGCTGGTGCTGCTGCTGATTGGAATTGTTGCAAGTTTGTTCTACATGAAATCAATGAAAGTCAAGGTCTAA